One window from the genome of Prosthecobacter vanneervenii encodes:
- a CDS encoding polysaccharide biosynthesis/export family protein, protein MKKLSLSLLFLASVLPCLQAQDAGFKIPTDSGRSARQAAPAGGPVNAGAAVLSSMDVLDNTQTIAAGDTISIRVLEDRRDALQQIVAVTGEVNVPYIGLITARGRTCRELAFAVKKELEKNFFQHATVVIAIDKLNEYDAKSIREVEIDFYVMFGIVAKQGKYDLPPNEDITISQAILRAGGFAQFANKEKVKVIRKTPQGNKTILVNVHDIMQMGNLEKDIYIRKDDVIIVEEKTINF, encoded by the coding sequence ATGAAAAAGCTATCGCTGTCACTGTTGTTTCTGGCTTCCGTCCTGCCGTGCCTGCAGGCTCAGGATGCGGGATTTAAAATTCCTACTGACTCCGGCAGGTCAGCCAGGCAGGCCGCGCCTGCTGGTGGGCCTGTGAATGCCGGGGCTGCGGTGCTTTCTTCGATGGACGTTCTGGACAACACCCAGACCATCGCCGCCGGCGACACCATCAGCATCAGGGTTCTTGAAGATCGCCGCGACGCGCTTCAGCAGATAGTGGCTGTCACAGGTGAAGTAAACGTCCCCTACATCGGGCTCATCACCGCCCGGGGGCGCACTTGCAGGGAGCTTGCCTTTGCCGTCAAAAAGGAGCTGGAGAAAAACTTCTTCCAGCACGCCACAGTCGTCATCGCCATCGACAAGCTCAACGAATACGATGCCAAGAGCATCCGTGAGGTGGAGATCGACTTCTACGTCATGTTTGGCATTGTGGCCAAGCAGGGCAAATACGACCTGCCACCCAATGAGGACATCACCATCAGCCAGGCCATTCTGCGTGCCGGTGGATTTGCCCAGTTTGCCAACAAGGAGAAGGTCAAAGTCATCCGTAAAACACCGCAGGGAAATAAAACCATCCTGGTCAATGTGCATGACATCATGCAGATGGGGAACCTCGAGAAGGACATCTACATCCGCAAGGATGACGTGATAATCGTTGAGGAAAAGACCATCAACTTCTAA
- a CDS encoding LamG domain-containing protein, protein MKACIHFLLIQLALGVCLSATTADTALSPLLLRDQWRFEDPAAWGWEGDGAETALVLKKPSQYKPKFRRPFNLAWFDGAEWYSFTLTCEARLDVFNKGNNDVCIAFGCVSDSEFYYAHLGEKADGVHLQLHVVNNADRKAITKKRAETLPWQPGHWHAIKLVRDAASGSIQVWFDGKLVLEASDKTFGKGRIGLGSFDDLGAFRNVIVTPAAAASAEASSL, encoded by the coding sequence ATGAAAGCCTGCATTCACTTTTTGCTCATCCAGCTCGCCCTTGGGGTGTGTCTGTCCGCAACCACTGCAGACACCGCGCTGAGTCCGCTCCTACTGCGTGACCAGTGGCGGTTTGAAGACCCAGCCGCATGGGGGTGGGAGGGGGATGGAGCGGAGACGGCGCTCGTGCTCAAGAAGCCTTCGCAGTACAAACCGAAGTTTCGCAGGCCCTTCAATCTTGCCTGGTTTGACGGTGCTGAGTGGTACTCCTTTACACTCACCTGTGAAGCGCGGCTCGACGTCTTCAACAAAGGCAACAACGACGTCTGCATCGCCTTTGGGTGCGTGAGCGACTCTGAGTTCTACTACGCGCATCTGGGCGAAAAAGCAGATGGTGTGCACCTGCAGCTGCATGTGGTGAACAACGCCGACCGCAAAGCCATCACCAAAAAGCGCGCCGAGACTCTGCCATGGCAGCCCGGCCACTGGCATGCCATCAAGCTGGTGCGCGATGCCGCATCTGGCAGCATCCAGGTTTGGTTTGATGGAAAGCTGGTGCTCGAAGCCAGTGACAAGACCTTTGGCAAAGGCCGCATCGGTCTCGGTTCCTTTGATGATCTCGGCGCGTTTCGGAACGTGATCGTAACTCCAGCCGCAGCCGCCTCGGCAGAGGCTTCCTCTCTTTGA
- a CDS encoding LysR family transcriptional regulator — protein sequence MEFYQLGYFLEIARQRSFTRAAGRLHMAQPALSQQMKNLEAELGTPLFIRGRKETQLTAAGKAFLPRAEALLSQAEAAKTVVSDVAQLRGGKLVIAAIPSVCACLLPEVIRNFSKRHERVALQLIEDSSERVADCVESGLADIGFLQLPASKSAFSSQTVLSEPFVLLAGKAHALARQKEAALKQLAAESFIFYKGRARDTALESCRKAGFEPRIVCESGELETVRALVASGLGLAIVPRLAAGNLPSSIRAVPLREPRMQRQIAAIWPKNGRLSPAAEALLKLTGEQLSQSASV from the coding sequence ATGGAATTCTACCAACTCGGCTACTTCCTCGAGATCGCACGTCAGCGGAGCTTCACGCGGGCGGCGGGCCGGTTGCACATGGCGCAGCCGGCCCTGAGCCAGCAGATGAAAAACCTGGAGGCCGAACTGGGCACGCCGCTCTTTATCCGTGGCCGCAAGGAGACCCAGTTGACGGCGGCTGGAAAGGCCTTCCTACCGCGTGCGGAGGCCCTGCTCAGCCAGGCCGAGGCGGCGAAGACCGTGGTGTCCGATGTGGCCCAGTTGCGCGGCGGAAAACTGGTGATAGCCGCCATCCCCAGCGTGTGCGCCTGCCTGCTGCCCGAGGTGATCCGCAACTTCAGCAAACGGCATGAGCGGGTGGCGCTCCAACTGATCGAGGACAGCTCCGAGCGTGTGGCCGACTGTGTTGAGTCCGGTCTTGCCGATATCGGCTTCCTGCAACTGCCTGCCAGCAAGTCCGCCTTCAGCAGCCAGACGGTGCTCAGCGAGCCCTTTGTGCTGCTGGCCGGTAAAGCGCATGCTTTGGCCAGACAGAAAGAAGCCGCGCTCAAGCAACTGGCCGCAGAATCCTTCATCTTTTACAAGGGCCGGGCACGCGACACAGCGCTGGAATCCTGCCGCAAGGCCGGTTTTGAACCCCGCATTGTATGCGAGAGCGGTGAACTCGAGACAGTCCGCGCTCTGGTCGCTTCAGGCCTTGGGCTGGCCATCGTGCCACGTCTGGCAGCGGGAAATCTGCCCTCTTCAATCCGGGCGGTCCCTTTGAGAGAACCAAGAATGCAACGTCAGATAGCAGCGATCTGGCCCAAGAACGGCCGTCTTTCTCCAGCAGCTGAAGCACTGCTCAAGCTGACGGGAGAGCAGCTATCTCAGTCGGCGAGCGTCTAA
- the gmd gene encoding GDP-mannose 4,6-dehydratase: MKKALITGITGQDGSYLTELLLEKGYEVHGIIRRASSFNTGRLEHLFQPESHLPSKNLHLHYGDLMDSVALVKLLYELKPDEVYNLGAQSHVRVSFDVPESTGDIVGLGTQRILEAIRETGLVGKVRFYQASSSEMFGKVQAVPQIETTPFWPRSPYACAKVYGHWLTVNYRESYGLHASSGILFNHESPRRGETFVTRKITRAATRIKMGLQDKLYLGNMDAKRDWGYAKDYVEMMWMMLQQDEPDDYVIATNETHSVKEFVQETFGILGLDWEKHVSYDARYERPAEVDLLIGDPAKARKKLGWEPKVKFKELVKIMVDADLKLAAHELAVKNATASV, encoded by the coding sequence ATGAAGAAAGCGCTCATCACCGGCATCACAGGACAGGACGGCTCATATCTCACGGAATTGCTGCTCGAAAAGGGCTACGAAGTGCATGGCATCATCCGCCGGGCCTCCAGCTTCAATACCGGGCGTCTGGAGCACCTCTTCCAGCCGGAGTCCCACCTGCCTTCCAAGAATCTGCACCTTCATTACGGTGACCTGATGGACTCGGTGGCCCTGGTAAAGCTGCTGTATGAACTGAAGCCTGACGAGGTGTACAACCTTGGCGCACAGAGCCATGTACGCGTGTCCTTTGACGTGCCGGAGAGCACTGGGGACATCGTGGGTCTGGGCACACAGCGCATCCTGGAGGCCATCCGCGAGACCGGGCTGGTGGGCAAAGTGCGTTTCTACCAGGCCTCCTCCTCGGAGATGTTTGGCAAGGTGCAGGCCGTGCCGCAGATCGAGACCACCCCCTTCTGGCCACGCTCCCCCTATGCCTGCGCCAAGGTCTATGGCCACTGGCTGACCGTGAACTACCGCGAGAGCTATGGCCTGCACGCCAGCAGCGGCATCCTTTTCAATCACGAGTCCCCCCGCCGTGGCGAGACCTTCGTGACGCGTAAAATCACCCGCGCCGCCACCCGCATCAAGATGGGGCTGCAGGACAAGCTCTACCTGGGCAACATGGACGCCAAGCGTGACTGGGGCTACGCCAAAGACTACGTGGAGATGATGTGGATGATGCTCCAGCAGGACGAGCCGGATGACTACGTGATCGCCACAAACGAGACGCACAGCGTGAAGGAGTTTGTGCAGGAGACTTTTGGCATCCTCGGTCTGGACTGGGAAAAGCACGTGAGCTACGACGCCCGCTACGAGCGCCCTGCGGAGGTTGACCTCCTGATCGGAGACCCTGCCAAAGCCCGCAAAAAGCTGGGCTGGGAGCCCAAGGTGAAGTTCAAGGAGTTGGTCAAAATCATGGTCGATGCCGACCTGAAGCTGGCAGCCCATGAGCTGGCGGTGAAGAATGCGACGGCTTCAGTCTGA
- a CDS encoding DNA-directed RNA polymerase subunit omega: MRADLVEQAAQIVKDPPILINMVSKRVRQIVSGHAVLVERRPGFREADLALLEIIQGKITIDNIDKN, from the coding sequence ATGAGAGCTGACCTCGTCGAACAAGCCGCACAAATCGTCAAAGATCCCCCCATCCTGATCAACATGGTCTCCAAGCGAGTCCGTCAGATCGTGTCCGGCCATGCTGTGCTCGTCGAGCGCCGCCCCGGCTTCCGCGAGGCGGATCTGGCTCTCCTTGAGATCATTCAGGGCAAGATCACCATCGACAACATCGACAAGAACTAA
- a CDS encoding sugar phosphate isomerase/epimerase family protein, which produces MRRLCVHTITTKPLSLEECLVEFPKRGVSGITIWRQALEGRDLGAVARQTREAGLDVVSLCRGGFFPAATATGRQAAIDDNLKAIEQAHAIGAPLIVLVCGAVPGQPLVESRKQITDGIAAVLPAAEKAGVKLAIEPLHPMYADDRSAVNTMRQAHEICDALGSPKSVGIAVDVYHVWWDPELKEQIDHAGKTGRLHAFHICDWRTPTIDLLNDRGLMGEGCINIREISDWVDATGFTGHREVEIFSNRLWSGDQREFLEKIAASYAQLYA; this is translated from the coding sequence ATGCGCCGCCTTTGCGTCCACACCATCACCACCAAGCCGCTGAGCCTTGAGGAATGCCTTGTCGAATTCCCCAAGCGTGGAGTCAGCGGCATCACCATCTGGCGGCAGGCGCTGGAGGGCCGTGATCTGGGGGCGGTGGCGCGGCAGACGCGCGAGGCTGGGCTGGACGTCGTCAGCCTCTGTCGCGGCGGCTTTTTCCCGGCGGCCACAGCGACGGGCAGACAGGCGGCCATTGATGACAATCTGAAAGCCATCGAGCAGGCGCACGCCATCGGCGCGCCACTCATCGTGCTGGTATGCGGGGCGGTGCCCGGCCAGCCGCTTGTTGAGTCGCGCAAACAGATCACCGATGGCATCGCTGCCGTGCTGCCTGCTGCGGAGAAGGCGGGGGTGAAGCTCGCCATCGAGCCTCTGCACCCGATGTATGCCGATGATCGCAGCGCGGTGAACACCATGCGTCAGGCGCATGAGATCTGCGATGCACTGGGCTCGCCGAAAAGTGTCGGCATCGCGGTGGATGTGTACCACGTGTGGTGGGATCCCGAGCTGAAGGAGCAGATTGACCACGCTGGCAAAACCGGCCGCCTGCATGCCTTTCACATCTGCGACTGGAGGACGCCCACCATCGATCTCCTCAATGACCGCGGTCTCATGGGCGAAGGCTGCATCAACATCCGCGAGATCAGCGACTGGGTGGATGCCACCGGTTTCACCGGGCACCGCGAGGTGGAGATCTTTTCCAATCGACTCTGGAGCGGAGATCAGCGCGAGTTTCTCGAGAAGATCGCTGCGAGCTATGCACAACTTTACGCATGA
- the smpB gene encoding SsrA-binding protein SmpB, producing MSEIATNRKAARDYHILEKYEAGLELRGTEVKSIRLGKLNISDAFARVDRGQVWLYNCDIQTYDKASHTTHEPRRTRRLLLHKNEIMKLLAQTQQKGLALPVLRIYWKGPRIKVEVGVGKGKTHGDQRQDLKDKAEKREAARTVANFNDKHRR from the coding sequence ATGTCCGAGATCGCCACGAACCGCAAAGCCGCCCGAGATTATCACATCCTCGAAAAATACGAGGCTGGTCTGGAACTCCGTGGCACCGAGGTCAAATCCATCCGCCTCGGCAAACTGAACATCTCCGACGCCTTTGCCCGAGTGGACCGTGGCCAGGTCTGGCTGTACAACTGCGACATCCAGACCTACGACAAAGCCAGCCACACCACCCACGAGCCGCGCCGCACCCGCCGGCTGCTGCTTCATAAAAACGAGATCATGAAGCTGCTGGCGCAGACCCAGCAGAAGGGCCTGGCCCTCCCCGTGCTGCGGATCTACTGGAAAGGTCCGCGCATCAAAGTCGAAGTCGGCGTCGGCAAAGGCAAAACCCACGGCGACCAGCGCCAGGACCTCAAGGACAAGGCCGAAAAGCGCGAAGCCGCCCGGACCGTGGCCAATTTTAACGACAAGCACCGCAGGTAG
- a CDS encoding polysaccharide biosynthesis tyrosine autokinase, whose protein sequence is MEQNLTLPGQVQSSTLSRIHEASAKFQRYKILLRRRWWFLLLTASIGVCVQALRITGRPTEFRSLAKLVAGGQMVINDSISWREQQQDFYGTIIETVESAEMKRRALDRVRALNPDVKDSDVEIRVAQTKGSAIFNILATGSEPKYTRIFLDALLDEFIGFRQNIREQAQGKVLQQFLSEVVAKQKVMEDSLERLTKFKTANNILTITNGNNLAAHFLANLEAQRDAQRTTLEELKLAIANVNAAMEARERMLSAAGASPTGGGAKASEGGSAPSSVKTPETTSGRGMTMAEQDYLRTKSKITELKTKLDSLLTQFKQQHPMVQDVSEELVAQKSLLASYAEQIQQEMHTQMGDIQRRVQVLDAQILEKQKEALDLGSKIAEHDKLEKAAEAAKLAYEKLFERVESIQSIFNTQADYVAIQERATPASENVEDWVMPIVAGLVGGVGLGIVILLLFDRLDDRMNSYSEFQALFPGEAVLGQVPEQRNRGDVALLRPNDDRHLYAEAFRNVRSSILFKNWQGKPPKTILITSAVPNEGKTTVTSNLAVTMALAGARVLLADCDLRRGGVSELFKLPSTPGLSEALRGKLHWRDAVQETSTRNLDLLARGDVFDQTSEMLLSKTAEEMLKEMSEEYDYVIFDSAPVLVADDTASFAPKLDTVLFVVRMSSTMARLSGKALDLLYERQVNIGGVILNRSSSNLKEYTYYNYASYYYAPAKTNPQAAEAAPAKS, encoded by the coding sequence ATGGAACAAAACCTCACACTCCCAGGCCAGGTGCAGTCTAGCACCCTGAGCCGTATTCACGAGGCTTCGGCAAAATTCCAGCGCTACAAAATCCTGCTCCGCCGCCGCTGGTGGTTCCTGCTCCTGACGGCCAGCATTGGTGTTTGTGTGCAGGCCCTGCGCATCACCGGGCGTCCGACAGAGTTCCGTTCCCTGGCCAAGCTCGTGGCAGGTGGCCAGATGGTGATCAATGACAGCATCAGCTGGCGTGAACAGCAGCAGGATTTCTACGGAACGATCATTGAGACGGTGGAAAGCGCCGAGATGAAGCGCCGTGCGCTGGATCGCGTACGCGCTCTTAATCCTGATGTGAAGGACTCCGATGTGGAAATCCGCGTGGCGCAGACCAAGGGCTCCGCCATCTTTAACATTCTGGCCACGGGCTCAGAACCCAAGTACACCCGGATCTTCCTTGATGCGCTGCTGGATGAGTTCATTGGCTTCCGCCAGAACATCCGCGAGCAGGCGCAGGGAAAAGTGCTGCAGCAGTTCCTTTCTGAAGTGGTGGCCAAGCAGAAGGTCATGGAAGACAGCCTTGAGCGCCTGACCAAGTTCAAGACTGCCAACAACATCCTCACCATAACCAACGGTAACAATTTGGCCGCGCACTTCCTGGCCAATCTGGAAGCCCAGCGTGATGCCCAGCGCACGACTCTCGAAGAGCTCAAGCTCGCCATTGCAAACGTCAATGCTGCCATGGAGGCGCGTGAGCGCATGCTGAGTGCGGCAGGTGCTTCGCCCACCGGTGGTGGTGCCAAGGCTTCTGAAGGCGGTTCTGCTCCCTCCTCGGTCAAAACCCCTGAAACCACTTCAGGACGCGGCATGACCATGGCTGAGCAGGACTATCTGCGCACAAAGTCCAAGATCACCGAACTCAAGACCAAGCTGGATTCCCTGCTGACCCAGTTCAAGCAGCAGCACCCGATGGTGCAGGATGTCTCCGAGGAACTGGTGGCTCAGAAGTCGCTGCTGGCATCTTACGCAGAGCAGATTCAGCAGGAGATGCACACCCAGATGGGCGACATCCAGCGTCGCGTGCAGGTTCTGGACGCACAGATCCTCGAAAAGCAGAAGGAGGCGCTCGATCTCGGCAGCAAGATTGCTGAGCACGACAAACTGGAAAAAGCGGCCGAGGCAGCCAAGCTGGCCTATGAAAAGCTCTTCGAACGAGTCGAGAGTATTCAGAGCATCTTCAATACCCAGGCGGACTACGTGGCCATCCAGGAGCGAGCCACCCCGGCCTCTGAAAACGTGGAAGACTGGGTCATGCCCATCGTGGCAGGTCTCGTGGGAGGTGTGGGTCTCGGCATTGTGATCCTGCTGCTCTTTGACCGGCTGGATGACCGAATGAACTCCTACAGCGAGTTCCAGGCACTCTTCCCAGGAGAGGCTGTTCTCGGCCAGGTGCCCGAGCAGAGGAATCGTGGAGACGTGGCGCTGCTGCGTCCGAATGATGACCGCCACCTCTATGCCGAGGCGTTCCGCAATGTCCGCTCGTCCATCCTCTTCAAAAACTGGCAGGGCAAGCCCCCGAAGACCATCCTCATCACCAGTGCCGTGCCTAACGAAGGCAAGACTACGGTGACCTCCAACCTGGCCGTCACCATGGCTCTGGCTGGTGCCCGTGTGCTTCTGGCTGACTGCGACTTGCGTCGTGGTGGTGTCAGCGAGCTCTTCAAGCTCCCCTCCACCCCCGGTCTCAGTGAGGCTTTGCGTGGCAAGCTGCACTGGCGCGATGCCGTGCAGGAGACCAGCACGCGCAATCTCGATCTGCTGGCCCGTGGCGATGTCTTTGACCAGACCTCCGAAATGCTGCTCTCCAAGACGGCTGAGGAGATGCTCAAGGAGATGTCCGAAGAATACGACTACGTCATCTTTGACAGCGCCCCGGTGCTCGTGGCGGACGACACCGCCAGCTTTGCGCCAAAGCTCGACACCGTGCTCTTTGTGGTGCGTATGTCCTCCACCATGGCCCGCCTCTCCGGCAAGGCGCTGGATCTGCTCTATGAACGCCAGGTGAACATCGGTGGTGTCATCCTCAACCGCTCCAGCTCCAACCTGAAGGAGTACACTTACTACAACTACGCCAGCTACTACTACGCCCCTGCCAAGACCAATCCGCAGGCGGCCGAGGCTGCGCCTGCCAAGTCCTGA
- a CDS encoding deoxycytidylate deaminase, with amino-acid sequence MSSEATSALTAARLTIPEYAMALAHVASLRSEDPFRKVGAVAIDFDNRVIGTAYNGLAPGYNATPDFWADRDARRKYMLHAEVNLCSLFTRGNVKLVACTTKPCTSCMQMLCAYGVKEVYFRDDYPESEADAIAARYGIPLMQLAGYPQVIPAVQSAAAS; translated from the coding sequence ATGTCTAGTGAAGCCACCTCCGCACTGACCGCTGCGCGACTGACCATCCCCGAATACGCCATGGCCCTGGCCCATGTAGCCAGCCTGCGCTCAGAAGATCCTTTCCGCAAAGTAGGCGCCGTGGCGATCGACTTCGACAACCGCGTGATCGGCACCGCCTACAATGGGCTGGCTCCCGGCTACAATGCCACCCCCGATTTCTGGGCGGACCGTGATGCACGCCGTAAATACATGCTCCACGCCGAGGTGAACCTCTGCAGCCTCTTTACGCGCGGAAATGTCAAGCTCGTGGCCTGCACCACGAAGCCCTGCACCAGCTGCATGCAGATGCTCTGCGCCTACGGGGTCAAGGAGGTCTATTTCCGCGATGATTACCCGGAGTCAGAGGCAGATGCCATCGCGGCACGCTACGGAATCCCGCTGATGCAGCTGGCGGGCTACCCGCAGGTCATTCCTGCTGTGCAGTCCGCTGCGGCTTCGTGA
- a CDS encoding tetratricopeptide repeat protein — protein sequence MNTTHVLRILGSLSLILCAQLAPYAAGQEVPTLQDEAFPFKTLVAPTVYLNPAHVGSTLPAKVIPAEPMPPATLRKRAEEGDASAQYALGQAYAEGNGVRRDLAEAARRFRLAADQGLPAAQLALGEACLQGKGVAKDPAQGMQWLRKAADQEYARAQHAMGRAYLLGTGVAPDAAEAVRWFQLAAAQRNADALYQLGRCSARGIGMPKDASAAVKWYLEAAAKGDPRAQVELGHAYMHGKGVSKNVTEALQWYFTAADQGDSDAKEAVAHAYLKGVGLEQNELQALYWHRQAMHRSKLIEEDPVAAAKWDLRAAERGDVYAQIELGRAYFAGEGVTRNEEEGMKWYRRAAENGAPSAQVALAYACMRGRGVPLDPVEGVSWYRKAAAQGNANAQYALAIAYYQGEGVRRDPVEALKWFTLSSGSGSERTHNASGAHSWHLATADKGHTVRRSPATMGPRAPGEDIIWLRKAAENGDAAAQLELASRYFLGEGVAKDETEAVRWTRSAAELGNAAAQNEMGNLQMQGLGMPKDPTSAVTWYLKAAEHNDVEGQYNLGTCHRDGIGAPANATKAAELFQKAAAQDHTAAQYSLGMCYLEGAGVIKDPVEALQWLQLAAGHGDEKARAEAEKLSPGLSANARSAVEFRVKKFQEAHQ from the coding sequence ATGAACACCACCCACGTTTTGCGAATCCTCGGATCGCTGAGCCTGATCCTCTGCGCACAGCTGGCACCCTATGCCGCTGGCCAGGAGGTGCCCACATTGCAGGATGAGGCCTTCCCTTTCAAAACCCTCGTCGCCCCAACGGTGTACCTGAACCCTGCCCATGTGGGATCCACACTCCCGGCCAAAGTCATACCTGCCGAGCCGATGCCACCCGCCACGCTGCGAAAACGGGCGGAGGAAGGAGATGCCTCCGCGCAGTACGCCCTCGGCCAGGCCTATGCTGAGGGCAATGGAGTACGACGGGATCTGGCCGAGGCCGCAAGGCGGTTTCGACTGGCCGCTGATCAGGGCCTGCCTGCAGCACAGCTGGCGTTGGGTGAAGCCTGCCTGCAAGGCAAAGGGGTGGCCAAGGACCCGGCTCAGGGAATGCAGTGGCTGCGCAAAGCCGCCGACCAGGAATATGCCAGAGCACAGCATGCCATGGGTCGTGCCTACCTGCTGGGCACGGGTGTGGCACCGGATGCAGCGGAGGCTGTGCGTTGGTTTCAACTGGCCGCTGCACAAAGAAACGCGGACGCTCTCTACCAGCTGGGCAGATGCAGCGCCCGAGGCATCGGCATGCCCAAGGATGCATCAGCTGCAGTAAAGTGGTATCTCGAAGCCGCAGCCAAGGGAGACCCGCGCGCTCAGGTGGAGCTGGGACACGCCTACATGCATGGCAAAGGCGTTTCCAAGAACGTGACAGAGGCCCTGCAGTGGTACTTCACCGCTGCCGACCAGGGAGACTCAGACGCGAAAGAGGCTGTGGCGCACGCCTACCTCAAAGGCGTGGGCCTGGAGCAGAATGAATTGCAGGCTCTCTACTGGCACCGCCAGGCCATGCACCGCAGCAAGCTCATCGAGGAAGATCCGGTGGCAGCTGCAAAGTGGGATCTCAGAGCTGCCGAACGTGGCGATGTGTACGCACAGATCGAGCTTGGACGTGCCTACTTTGCCGGTGAAGGCGTGACGCGGAATGAAGAAGAAGGCATGAAGTGGTACCGCAGAGCCGCCGAGAACGGCGCCCCCAGCGCACAGGTGGCGCTGGCCTATGCCTGCATGCGTGGCCGGGGCGTGCCACTGGATCCAGTGGAGGGCGTAAGCTGGTACCGCAAGGCCGCCGCCCAGGGCAATGCCAACGCCCAGTACGCCCTGGCCATAGCCTATTATCAGGGCGAAGGCGTGCGCAGAGATCCGGTGGAGGCGCTGAAATGGTTTACCCTGTCATCAGGGAGCGGCTCGGAGAGAACACACAACGCGTCGGGCGCGCACTCCTGGCATCTGGCCACAGCGGACAAAGGACACACCGTGCGGCGGAGTCCCGCCACCATGGGGCCCCGCGCGCCGGGCGAAGACATAATCTGGCTGCGGAAGGCAGCCGAAAACGGCGATGCCGCAGCGCAGCTTGAGCTGGCCAGCAGGTACTTCCTGGGAGAAGGCGTGGCAAAAGACGAAACTGAAGCCGTGAGGTGGACCCGCAGTGCCGCAGAACTGGGCAATGCCGCAGCTCAGAATGAAATGGGCAATCTGCAGATGCAGGGGCTCGGCATGCCCAAAGATCCAACTTCTGCTGTTACATGGTATTTGAAAGCAGCGGAGCATAATGATGTGGAAGGACAGTACAATCTCGGAACCTGCCACCGCGACGGCATAGGTGCGCCAGCAAACGCCACCAAGGCTGCAGAGCTGTTTCAGAAAGCCGCTGCCCAGGATCATACCGCAGCACAATACAGCCTCGGCATGTGCTACCTGGAGGGAGCAGGTGTCATCAAAGACCCCGTGGAGGCCCTGCAGTGGCTGCAGCTGGCTGCTGGCCATGGAGACGAGAAGGCACGTGCTGAAGCGGAAAAGCTCAGCCCCGGGCTGAGCGCCAACGCACGCTCTGCTGTCGAGTTTCGAGTGAAAAAGTTCCAGGAAGCCCACCAATGA
- a CDS encoding aldo/keto reductase, whose amino-acid sequence MNRKRLGRTGIVVTDICMGTMTFGLQADEKTSFEIMDRALEAGIDFFDTAELYPVPPSAELFGVTEQIVGKWLKGQKRGEIIIASKVTGPGHGWFRPPVRGGFTALDRRQIFQACEDSLRRLQTDYIDLYQTHWPDHGMQQEETLGALTDLIDQGKIRAWGSSNETCWGVMKNLWEAEKHGLARMATVQNNFSLINRRCESELAQVCRKEGVSLLPYSPLGGGVLCGKYNGGALPKGARFTDYIQNGGPRQKRMAARFVNERTLETTARLQVIAADLGVSVTALALAWSKQHDFVASTIVGATTVAQLNESLAAADLVLSAETLARIDEIDAEIPCAMTEDGLRRL is encoded by the coding sequence ATGAATCGCAAACGCCTTGGCCGCACGGGTATCGTTGTCACTGACATCTGCATGGGAACCATGACCTTTGGTCTGCAGGCGGATGAGAAGACGTCCTTTGAGATCATGGACCGTGCGCTGGAGGCGGGGATCGATTTCTTTGACACGGCGGAGCTCTACCCTGTGCCGCCGAGTGCGGAGCTGTTTGGGGTGACGGAGCAGATCGTGGGCAAGTGGCTCAAGGGACAGAAGCGTGGGGAGATCATCATCGCTTCCAAGGTCACCGGTCCGGGACATGGGTGGTTTCGCCCGCCGGTGCGCGGCGGCTTCACGGCGCTGGACCGCCGCCAGATCTTCCAGGCCTGCGAGGACAGCCTGCGCCGGCTGCAGACGGATTACATCGACCTCTACCAGACCCACTGGCCGGACCACGGCATGCAGCAGGAGGAGACGCTCGGTGCGCTCACGGACCTCATCGACCAGGGCAAGATCCGCGCCTGGGGCAGCAGCAACGAAACCTGCTGGGGCGTGATGAAAAACCTGTGGGAGGCCGAGAAGCACGGGCTGGCCCGCATGGCCACGGTGCAGAACAATTTCTCCCTCATCAACCGCCGCTGCGAGAGCGAGCTCGCCCAGGTCTGCCGCAAGGAAGGCGTGAGCCTCCTGCCCTACTCGCCCCTGGGTGGCGGCGTGCTCTGCGGCAAATACAACGGCGGTGCACTGCCCAAAGGCGCACGCTTCACCGACTACATCCAAAACGGCGGCCCACGCCAGAAGCGCATGGCGGCACGCTTTGTGAATGAGCGCACGCTGGAGACGACCGCACGCCTGCAGGTCATCGCGGCCGATCTGGGCGTCAGCGTCACCGCGCTTGCCCTGGCCTGGAGCAAGCAGCACGACTTTGTGGCCTCCACCATCGTCGGTGCCACCACCGTGGCCCAGCTCAATGAGAGTCTGGCAGCAGCCGACCTCGTGCTCAGTGCCGAGACGCTGGCCCGCATTGATGAAATCGACGCCGAGATCCCCTGTGCGATGACGGAGGACGGACTGAGGAGGCTGTAA